Below is a window of Niabella agricola DNA.
GCAAAAAGGGGTTTCCGTAGAGAACGCCATGGATAACCTTTCTACACTGGTAGGCAGTAACTATGAAACAGGGTTCATCAAATTTGACCGGCCCTATAAAGTAATGGTGCAGGCATTGCCGCAATACCGTCAGCTGCCAGAGGACATCTTCAGCTATTATGTAAAAAATGATCACGATGAAATGGTGCCTTATTCGGCTTTTATGACCATGAAGAAGACCTATGGCTTATCGGAGATTACCCGGCATAATATGTACAACGCTTCCGAAATCAGCGGCGGATCGGCGCCCGGTGTGAGCAGCGGTACGGCCATTGATGTGATCAATGAAGTGGCCAAAGAAAAACTGCCCAGGGGTTTTGGTATCGATTGGGCCGGCATCTCCAAAGACCAGACGCGAAGGGGCAACCAGGCCATTTACATCTTCCTGATCTCCCTGGTATTTGTATACCTGGTATTGTCGGCACAATACGAAAGTTTCGTATTACCGCTGCCTATCCTGCTTTCATTGCCCATCGGCATCTTCGGGGCGTTTTGCTTTCTAAAGATCTTCGGACTGGAAAACAATATCTATGCACAGATCGCCATGGTGATGCTGATCGGTATCCTCGGTAAGAATGCGGTATTGATCGTGGAATATGCCGTACAACGGCACCGCGATGGTCATTCGCCGGCACAGGCGGCCATTGAAGGTGCCGCAGCGCGGTTACGCCCGATATTGATGACCTCCTTCGCGTTCATCGCCGGCGTGATTCCGCTGATGGTGGCCACCGGCCCCGGTGCCATCGCCAACCATACCATCGGATCGGCAGCGGCAGGGGGGATGTTGTTTGGTACCATCTTCGGTGTACTCATTATACCGGGCTTATACTACATATTCGCCCGTATATCGGAGCGGCATATCCTGGTGGAAGATGAAGAAGAAAATCCGTTAACAGAAGAAATTGATCATAATGAATAGTATGAAACGATACCTGACCGGTGTTGCAGTCCTTATTCTTGGTATTGAAGGCTGTAAAGTACCGGCAGTAGTGAACCATGAAGTAAAGGCAGCACCACCGGCATCCTTTGAGGCGGCGCCGGCGGATACCCTGAACAGTGCCTCGGTAAGATGGCAGGATTTTTTTGCCGACCCCTATTTGCTGAAATTGGTGGATACAGCGCTTCACAATAACCGGGAACTGCTGAGCACCCTGCAGGAGATTGAAATTGCACGAAATGATATTCGTGTAAAAAAAGGAGAATTGCTGCCCAGTGTGGTGGCTAAAGCCGGCAGCGGGATCGAAAAAGTGGGGCGGTATACGAGTCAGGGCGCCGGGGATGCTTCCACGGATATTGAACCCGGGAAAGAAGTGCCCGATATCCTGGGCGATCATGAACTGGGGCTTTATGCCACCTGGGAGGCTGATATCTGGAAAAAACTGCGCAATGGCAAACAGGCCGCAGTAGACCGTTACCTGGCCACAGTAGAAGGAAAGAATTTTGTAGTGACCAACCTGATAGCCGAGATTGCGGATTCGTATTATGAGCTGCTGGCGCTGGATAATCAGCTGGCTATTGTAAAGGAAAGCATACAACTGCAGAAGAATGGACTGGAAATTGTAAAAGTGCAAAAGGAAGCAGCAAGAGCTACCGAACTGGCGGTTAAAAAGTTTGAGGCGGAAGTACTCAACTCCCAAAGCCGGGAATATGAGATCCTTCAGCAAATAAAGGAAACGGAGAATAAGGTCAATTTTCTGCTGGGACGAAATCCCCAGCCCGTTGAACGATTTTCCGGCGGCTTCCTGACAGCCTTGCCCCGCCCGGTAAG
It encodes the following:
- a CDS encoding TolC family protein; translation: MKRYLTGVAVLILGIEGCKVPAVVNHEVKAAPPASFEAAPADTLNSASVRWQDFFADPYLLKLVDTALHNNRELLSTLQEIEIARNDIRVKKGELLPSVVAKAGSGIEKVGRYTSQGAGDASTDIEPGKEVPDILGDHELGLYATWEADIWKKLRNGKQAAVDRYLATVEGKNFVVTNLIAEIADSYYELLALDNQLAIVKESIQLQKNGLEIVKVQKEAARATELAVKKFEAEVLNSQSREYEILQQIKETENKVNFLLGRNPQPVERFSGGFLTALPRPVSSGIPSQLLANRPDIRQAEQALAAARLDVKVARAAFYPTLDLSAAIGLQAFKPSYLAKLPESVLFSLAGELAGPLINKNAIKAEFASADARQQQALYEYEKTILNAVREVSNELSNIGNLEQKYQLKNNEVNALARSIAVSNELYKAARADYLEVLMTQRDALESRLELVETRQQQFSAVTHIYRALGGGWK